One SAR202 cluster bacterium genomic region harbors:
- a CDS encoding amidase, with the protein MEQSRNLNVSSATITSHIVNSHTDCRHIQLLTWPPFFLPLPLPSPMLSSPQPSPRSLPMPSSQDLAFTPATDLRRLIAGKKLSPVELTQLYLDRIHALNSKLNAFLTVADEGACSTNSHNSEQADVSALAQARQAESDVMKGKRLGPLHGIPTSIKDLLPTKGLRTTKGSLILKDWVPDQDDFVVTRIKNAGAIILGKTNTPEFGHGGGVTENKLGDFCRNPWNTKMVAGASSGGAGASVAAGLNPIAHGTDGGGSIRVPASFCGIYGIMGSLGRVPRRNTGPMSFNPVFYSQDGPLTRTVADAALFLQVMAGPHPQASPVGTIMSRPPNFSAALSRGVKGLRIAYSSDLGSIPVEKSVRDVCYKAARVFESLGASVDDNVYKIDIQEVRDLMTTLVGVYDYANYGQYLDKGHLMMPYLREGIENGAKITGLQYAAALAALQRLQLYTRDFFKKYDLLLTPTLAVPPFPCGHRPHVIDGKPVGKMWGFYATLFPFNFTGNPAASVPCGFVDGLPIGLQIVGSLRDEPAVLAASAAFESAQPWSHLRPPTS; encoded by the coding sequence ATGGAGCAGTCGAGAAACCTCAACGTGTCGTCCGCTACCATTACCTCCCATATAGTTAACTCACACACCGACTGCCGCCATATCCAATTACTTACGTGGCCTCCCTTTTTCCTTCCTTTGCCTCTCCCATCCCCTATGCTATCCTCTCCCCAACCCTCCCCTAGGAGTCTCCCCATGCCCTCTTCCCAGGACCTCGCCTTCACCCCCGCCACCGACCTTCGACGCCTCATCGCCGGCAAAAAACTCTCCCCCGTCGAGCTGACCCAGCTTTATCTGGACCGCATCCACGCCCTCAATTCAAAGCTAAACGCCTTCCTCACTGTGGCGGACGAGGGCGCTTGCTCCACAAACTCACATAATTCGGAGCAGGCCGATGTATCGGCCCTCGCCCAGGCCCGTCAGGCAGAATCCGACGTCATGAAAGGCAAGCGCCTTGGCCCCCTCCATGGCATCCCCACCTCCATCAAAGACCTCCTCCCCACCAAAGGCCTCCGCACCACCAAAGGCTCCCTTATCCTCAAGGACTGGGTCCCCGACCAGGACGACTTCGTCGTCACCCGAATAAAAAACGCCGGTGCGATCATCCTTGGCAAGACCAACACCCCGGAATTCGGCCACGGCGGCGGCGTCACCGAAAACAAGCTCGGCGACTTCTGCCGCAACCCCTGGAACACCAAGATGGTCGCTGGCGCCTCCAGCGGCGGCGCGGGCGCCTCCGTCGCCGCCGGCCTCAACCCCATCGCCCACGGCACCGATGGCGGCGGCTCCATACGAGTCCCCGCGTCCTTCTGCGGCATCTACGGCATCATGGGCTCCCTGGGCCGCGTCCCCCGCAGAAACACCGGCCCCATGAGCTTCAACCCCGTGTTCTACTCCCAGGACGGCCCCCTCACCCGCACCGTCGCCGACGCCGCCCTCTTCCTCCAGGTCATGGCCGGCCCTCACCCCCAGGCCTCCCCCGTCGGCACCATCATGTCTCGACCCCCAAACTTCTCCGCCGCCCTCAGCAGGGGTGTGAAAGGCTTACGAATCGCCTACAGCTCCGACCTCGGTTCCATCCCCGTCGAAAAATCAGTCCGCGACGTCTGCTATAAGGCCGCCCGCGTTTTCGAGTCCCTCGGCGCTTCCGTCGACGACAACGTCTACAAAATCGACATCCAGGAAGTCCGCGACCTCATGACTACCCTTGTCGGTGTCTACGACTATGCCAACTACGGCCAGTACCTGGACAAAGGCCACCTCATGATGCCCTACCTCAGAGAAGGCATCGAAAACGGCGCCAAAATCACCGGCCTCCAGTACGCCGCCGCCCTCGCCGCTCTCCAGCGCCTACAGCTCTACACCCGCGACTTCTTCAAAAAATACGACCTGCTGCTAACTCCCACCCTGGCCGTCCCTCCCTTCCCCTGCGGCCATCGGCCCCATGTCATCGACGGCAAACCTGTCGGCAAAATGTGGGGCTTCTACGCCACCCTCTTCCCATTCAACTTCACCGGCAACCCCGCCGCCAGCGTCCCCTGCGGCTTCGTTGATGGCCTGCCCATCGGCCTCCAGATCGTCGGTTCCCTTCGCGACGAACCCGCCGTCCTCGCCGCCTCCGCCGCCTTTGAGTCCGCCCAACCCTGGTCCCACCTCCGTCCCCCCACCTCCTAA